One window of Bos javanicus breed banteng chromosome 1, ARS-OSU_banteng_1.0, whole genome shotgun sequence genomic DNA carries:
- the LOC133251832 gene encoding small ribosomal subunit protein eS24-like — MNDTVTIRTGKFMTNRLLQRKQMVVDVLHPGKATVPKTEIWEKLVKTYKTTPDVIFVFGFRTHLGGGKTTGFGMIYDSLDYAKKNEPKHRLARHGRYEKKKTSRKQ; from the coding sequence ATGAACGACACAGTAACCATCCGGACTGGGAAGTTCATGACCAACCGACTGCTTCAGCGGAAACAAATGGTCGTCGATGTTCTTCACCCTGGGAAGGCAACAGTACCTAAAACAGAAATTTGGGAAAAACTGGTCAAAACGTATAAGACCACACCAGATGTCATCTTTGTATTTGGATTCAGAACGCATTTAGGCGGTGGCAAGACAACTGGCTTCGGCATGATTTACGATTCCTTGGATTACGCAAAGAAGAATGAGCCCAAACACAGGCTTGCGAGACATGGCCGGtatgagaagaaaaagacctCAAGAAAACAGTGA